A window of Chanos chanos chromosome 15, fChaCha1.1, whole genome shotgun sequence genomic DNA:
AggtagagaaacacacaaacccaagaGTGAAGCAAAAAACTGCATAGTCCCACACAAGACAGCAGCACACTGGCTGGACCCGGCTGGACCTCCCCAACACGCTTCCTAAAGAGCACCTGCCAAAGCAGTCATGTGTCAACTTGTCTTGGGTTTGTCCTTTAATGTGCTGGTAGAAGcatatgcacacgcgcacacacacacacacacacacacacacacgcacacacgcacacacacacacacacacaagcacacgcacacacacacacacacacacacacacacaagcacacaagcacacaaacacgttATGCACATACAGTGTACAGCGCAATTCAATATGCTAACCTTATAAAGGGCAGATGTTGAAGCTGAGCCGACTCCCAGAGCCACTCCTGCTATTGAGTCACTGTGAAAACCATCTGCATAAGCCAACATGACAATGCCAGTGATGGAGAGTATGGCTGCCACTATCTGTGTTAAACAGGGACAAATACACAATTTTTCATTCTTATCAAACATTACAAACTGTTTTGGTTGAAACGTTTTATCATTTGACACTCCCTTTTACCCATGCCTCTTAAAGTGCATCTGCTCACTCTCACGCCCATGAAGCGGTCCTTCAGCCCAATccaggagaggagaaaggtAAAGGCCTGGCTGCAGCACAGGATGGCACTCACATCGCTTGTGGAGATCCGGCGGAGAGCGAGGAGGTACAGGTAACCCGAGAGGctccagagcacagagaacGGAGCTGCTCCTTTCAGGATCGCTCTCACCGTCACATCCCCCTCTCCCAAGAATTGACTGCACTTTCTGAATGTTTGAGGACGACAACACAAGATCACCATTACAGGCAACCTATAGCCAGAGCAGCTTGGATAACTGCATCATCATGAACCTGACTGGAAACTGCCTGTAACACTAAAACAATATTCTCCTTGTCACTACTGTTCACTAGACAGAATTAAAACTGTCAGGGAGCATAAATACAAAAGCCACATTAACAAAGACCTGCAGGTAAGCATGTTGTAAGCTATCTGCGAAGACAGTGATCAAGTCAGGATATAACAGGATTGTGCTGACGGTTTCTTAGCCAAGTTTAGATAGACTGCTGAGATGTAGATATTTGTTTGGCTTCATGGAGCACTGAGAAGATTAAAGATTGAAAGCAGCTTGTCTTAAACAGCTTGCTGAGTTGCAGGTGTGTACATCAGAAAAGGGGTTGAGTGAAAGTGATCACAAAAACAGTCACTGCTGACAAGTTTAATTGAATCTGTATAGTATTGTAACATTTCAGACCTCtaagccttttttaaaaaaaaaaaaaaaaaaagctttgtggGAGCAACGTCTCTGAAGGCTTTCTGGCAGTCCATAAAAACATGATCCATTTGGAGTTTTTGGAATTTGAGTAATTTTCCCTCTATGTGTTGGCAGTGGAATAATTGTTTTAAGGATGAAAAAACACCAAATTAGATGAAATAGGCTGTGATATGAACTAACAGATGGAACACAGGTACATTTTTGCATATTTGGCCCTCTCTCGCGGCATCTTCACAAGCTCTCCCAGgaatccatttttttaaatgatgtttagaaatggacctttttttttgctacctTTTACCTGCTTTCGCATTTACtctgtatttctcattttttctacACATCCCCCATTTGTGCTACACAAATTTAATGATCTCAAGTAACAGTATCTCAAGTAACAGAACATAGTAACCAAAAGATCAGTGGAAGAGCCGTCCTTTCACACCAAGAATTCCTCACACAGTTCACTGTTTGTGTACAAACCACAGGGGTTGCAAGAGTCCATACTGAATGTTAGTTGATGTAATCAATGTATATTCATTGAAATGTTGTTAATCATCCCTGAGAAGGCGATGAAAGGAGTCACggacagaacaaaataaaatgaaaatggccCATAGTAGCTCTTACATACAAAAACATAGAAATTCCTTTGCAAAGGGTCAATTCTATAATTTAATCTGAGGTTCTGCAAAAACGGGAGCCAAAGGGCCCTACCTGATAGTCAAATGACGGAATCAAACCTGAACTGGGTAGCAggccactgtctctgtgttgctcCCAGTACGTGGCCCAGGTagtaaacaggaaacaggaacaAGTTCCAGATGCTGCAGAACCAGATGATGAAGAAGGGGGCGTGAAGTTTCGTCAGGGCCTCTTTGGCACTATGGATGGCCCCGGCCCATAAGACGGCTACGCAGCCTCCAAACACTATTCCCCATAGCACACGCTGTATGGCCCTCAGCGAACAACGCTTACAGCAatgtccctccctctccacctctcccttaACCATGCTCTGTCCATCAACGCTGTCTGGCTGAGGGTCCTTCGCCTGGCCATCCtctatgaaaacacacacacacacacacacacacacacacacagcaagtacattcatacacacaaatacacacacatacacacacatgcaaacgcaaAAGTGAGTTGTGTAGCAATTTGTCTGTTCAAAGATTTTTAGACATGCACAGGGATTTTTATGGTAGGTCATAGTTTTTCTAGCAAATTTATCATCACTGGCTAGACAGACACAATATATCTCAGTCAATCATGGAGTATTTCAGTCAATCATGGAAACTTTAAGCCTCTTTCGAAATGGTTGTGTCTAAATTCTAAATGACTTCAGACAGTAAGGAGATTTAGAAATGTGTTGTCGTATTGTATATTATCACATAGCATTtgggattacacacacagaacacagaattgTAAAATAGAGTGAACTGAGAAACTCACCTTGGGCTGTGGGTAAGTGAAGTGTGACGGGTTCTGGGCAGGGGGAAGGAGACACCTTGGTCGACAATTTCTTCATGGCTACGCGCTCGCTGTACTGTGAAGAATCCCCTCCAGCTTTGAGCCTGTGATCACTATAATCACAAACTCCAGCAAATTAAATTACTTAAAGTGAAAGGATCTGCCCAGTCATCCAGAAGTGGGATTACACTGGCCCCACAGGTAATCAAGCAAACTGGAGTCAAGCGCACGCCAATTAGCATGTGATAAAATCTCATTGATGCACTGTATTATTGATTATTGCCTAGAATATTATACAAATATGGGAGTATAAAAGTCTTTCTGCTCAAAAGAAATATCATCTTCACAGTAGCATGTCAGCTGAAGTGCAAAAAACTGTTGTGATAACTGTATGCTGTGTTAACTTTTGTCTCTGAAACTAGTGACTTCAGTTCcaagaaaagggaaaagggtCACCAGCAACTGTCAGCACATACAAGCGTGAGCACAGCCTCTCTGAGAGAAAGtaaaatgcttgtttttttttattgttcctCAACTATTTTCAGTTCTTCCTTCTACCATAGTTTGTGGGAAACCATACAAGGCATATGAGAACCTATGCCACTTTCATGCCCTCTGAAACCATCATGCAGTGTCAATAAGTATAGTACTGTACTGATATCCATGCACATTGGCTATGATATAATAACTACTAACTGTATCTACAGATAGGTGACAAGAAAGATTGTTATGATTCAAGAGTTGGAACTGTAACTTGAAGCTGCAACAAAAAGGGTTCCCTACTCATCTCATGGTGATATTTTAATCATTCATTAAATGctgtaaaatgaattaataacaCCATTTAGACTCAATTCTATATTTTACGCACACCTTAATCCATTGAGGAATGAGCcgtcaagggtttttttttctgtgttcagaTAATTGCCGTTCATACGTCTGGTTAGTGGTTACATCAAGAAGACACTATTTGAAAACCTTTACAAGTATTTCCCTACATTGGTACGCATCAAGGGTGGGGGGCCATTGATGCTGATTACCAGAttaacatatgaaatatgagaacTCCACGCCTTTGCATAGCGAACAAATTTGTGCTTTTGTacagatgtttctgttttccGTATTTGTCTTTAACTGTGACATTATTGGGCACTGGTTtggtaaatttgaaaaatatgtttgttttttttttatcatgttttgCTTTGCAGTGTATGACATAACACAAATGAAAGTAGGTGCTCTGAATGATGGGTGAACTGACATAAGTTTCATGTTTGTTAGCTGGATAAATGTCTCAGAATTGTTTTAAAAGGTTAACGATGTATTGTGTCTACGAGTGAACCTGCactcagcaccacggacagctGCCTACCGATGTCCTTACTATACGTGGTGAGTGATTAAGGGGGTTGCGAGGTCACTGAATTTAGTGAATGATGGGTTGTCACAAACCACCAGAGACCTGTACATGTATTATAGAAGTGTTTTATTCAGTACACTGACATCCTCAGTCAAAAACACCATACTCGATAAAACAGGGGCTCCGTTTTCACACACAATTAGACAGGAGTATCCATGTCATTCAAAATGGGTATCTGAAATATATCACACTCAAGGGCATGGATTGTTGGCTAGATATCTAGGTAACTAATTCCAGTATTTTACGACGGAACAAATAAACATCCAAAACCCTGCAACACATTTTCAACTTACATAGATTGTGGCTTTTCTAATCGTAAAATAACACGAAAGCTGCGCATTTCAGGGTGcgtttttaacacttttttggCTAATACTTGAGTAAGAGGTTACCATGGCGACCCTTAGGGAGCATTCTCTAAGAATAGAGGTATCATTGTACTTTTGTTTAAATTGATTGACTCAAGGCAACCTTTTTATCTGTTCTCCTTTCAATatacggtttaaaaaaaaaaaacaaaacaaaaaaaaaacaaagggtcTAACTTAGATATCCAGTTCTAACGCTGCTATCTTATTGGGTGTGGGGAGAACATTGTAATGACAGGCATCAATATTAATCTGCGGATAACATCAGCTTTACCGAGTTTTCCTGCAAAgtaatgttgattttttttttttgatgagagtATTGTTAAGCCTTGCTGTTATCTCTTGTCTGCTGTCGCTCAGTCTATGTCCCGTCTTCCGTTTGGGGAATCTACACAAGGGTAATGACCGCCATCCTacggaaaagaaaaatacaaaatgaacacAGTTATGCAAAACGATGTCAATGGTCTCTTAGTTATGAAGGAAAATATGTCACTATAAGTGAAAGGTTTCATGCTTACCTTTACATTGGAGAGAATCTACTCCAAAGGGctgatgaaacaaaacacagatgacGTTGTGTTATTgtcttgggggggggaggggggcacaaCGTGTTTTTCCTATTTATTACACCTTATATGTTTAACTATCCTGTCCTACTCACTGTACTTACGTGTGCGTTCATTCTGTGATCGTGCAATGCGGTGGGGAAGAGA
This region includes:
- the LOC115828271 gene encoding putative thiamine transporter SLC35F3 yields the protein MKKLSTKVSPSPCPEPVTLHLPTAQEDGQAKDPQPDSVDGQSMVKGEVEREGHCCKRCSLRAIQRVLWGIVFGGCVAVLWAGAIHSAKEALTKLHAPFFIIWFCSIWNLFLFPVYYLGHVLGATQRQWPATQFRKCSQFLGEGDVTVRAILKGAAPFSVLWSLSGYLYLLALRRISTSDVSAILCCSQAFTFLLSWIGLKDRFMGVRIVAAILSITGIVMLAYADGFHSDSIAGVALGVGSASTSALYKVLFRKRVGEVQPGPASVLLSCVGLCSFLLHSWVCVFLYLTHVEYWPPTQLIPWETLSVMASLLLAFNALVNLGGVLAYPTLISVGILLTIPASKALDSLVISSTKISQVRLAAACVISLGYLLLLLPEDWDDTTVRWFGALWQGGWREDSVVGDETGAETGGTVRPKPKVTAAIVTLA